In Erpetoichthys calabaricus chromosome 4, fErpCal1.3, whole genome shotgun sequence, one genomic interval encodes:
- the LOC114650006 gene encoding zinc finger X-chromosomal protein — protein MDEDVTELELHPSEANIIFDTSDTDTTSGAHLNGDEIVLELQETVFVSDVIGSDVTVHNFTSEDLDAVVIQDAVEDVVAEYVQCSEADDPENFAHTVDVLGTDIKAEISLNHCTVPEDVLSPDVSSEVLSDTHTQLLVDQNLHISEIVSAEKILHNSTNKMEIPVSALQVDVIPEDVLVTNNATEAVIDADGIPVPDYQSNCGDYLMISLDETDKIVHHGNEDVSADTGIPEPKDLSKEDGHEVIKVYIFKAESGDEDLGGTVDIEESEGENDHEVGLLDQGDTGRMCREKMVYMTVGEPQQDDELNVSEIADQVYMEVVVGGEEAVVQERQHDASVLNKGYIPVAWAAAYGHEDIKTVENGNGAASVLLHIDESDDGEKLLKQKAKRRKRLDARQFQTAIIIGPYGQPLTVYPCAICGKKFKSRGFLKRHMKNHPEIMNRKKYQCTDCDFTTNKKISLHNHMESHKLMNKAEKTSECEECGKEFSNAALLFAHKLVHRDKGSTKMYKCKFCDYETAEQGLLNRHLLAVHSKSFPHICVDCGKGFRHPSELKKHMRTHTGEKPYHCMYCEYKSADSSNLKTHIKTKHSKEMPYKCERCFQTFSEAEELLQHNFTHEENKTHQCSHCDHKSSNSSDLKRHIISVHTKDYPHKCDVCEKGFHRPSELKKHKMSHKTKKIHQCRHCDFKISDPFTLSRHILSVHTKEQPFACKRCKRHFAQRNELKKHLKTHRGRRMYQCQYCEYSTADASGFKRHVISIHTKDYPHRCEYCKKGFRRPSEKNQHIMRHHKDVLSAE, from the exons ACACAGATACAACTTCTGGAGCCCATCTAAATGGAGATGAAATCGTGCTGGAATTACAAGAAACCGTTTTTGTTTCTGATGTCATTGGTTCTGATGTAACAGTGCATAATTTTACCTCTGAAGATCTGGATGCTGTTGTTATACAAGATGCAGTTGAGGATGTTGTTGCAGAGTATGTACAATGCTCAGAGGCTGATGATCCTGAAAACTTTGCACATACAGTTGATGTTCTTGGAACTGACATAAAAGCAGAGATTTCTTTGAATCATTGTACTGTTCCAGAAGATGTTTTATCTCCAGATGTTTCATCAGAGGTTttgtctgacacacacacacaattactgGTAGATCAGAATTTGCACATCTCTGAGATTGTATCTGCAGAAAAGATTTTACATAACAGTACCAATAAAATGGAAATTCCTGTGAGTGCTTTGCAGGTTGATGTTATCCCTGAGGATGTACTGGTGACAAATAATGCCACTGAAGCTGTGATTGATGCCGATGGAATTCCAGTGCCAGATTATCAAAGTAACTGTGGAGATTACCTCATGATTTCCT TGGATGAAACCGATAAAATTGTACATCATGGAAATGAAGATGTTTCCGCTGACACGGGGATTCCAGAACCTAAAGATCTTTCAAAAGAAGATGGACATGAGGTTATTAAGGTCTATATTTTTAAAGCTGAATCTGGGGATGAGGATCTTG gaGGCACAGTAGATATAGAAGAAAGTGAAGGGGAGAATGACCATGAGGTTGGGTTACTAGATCAAGGTGATACTGGAAGAATGTGCAGAGAAAAAATGGTTTATATGACTGTTGGTGAACCACAGCAAGATGATGAACTAA atgTGTCTGAAATAGCAGATCAGGTGTATATGGAAGTGGTTGTTGGAGGAGAAGAGGCAGTTGTACAAGAAAGGCAACATGATGCATCAGTGCTCAATAAGGGCTACATACCTGTAGCCTGGGCAGCTGCTTATG gccACGAAGATATCAAAACTGTAGAAAATGGAAATGGAGCTGCGAGTGTGCTTCTTCATATTGATGAATCAGATGATGGtgaaaagcttttaaaacaaaaagcaaaaaggagGAAAAGGCTGGATGCTAGACAATTTCAGACAG caATTATAATTGGTCCTTATGGGCAGCCATTGACTGTTTACCCTTGTGCAATATGTGGAAAGAAATTTAAGTCTAGAGGATTTCTAAAGAGGCACATGAAAAATCATCCCGAAATTATGAATCGAAAGAAGTATCAGTGCACAGATTGTGACTTTACTACAAATAAGAAGATTAGTTTGCATAATCACATGGAGAGCCACAAGCTGATGAACAAAGCTGAGAAAACCAGTGAATGTGAGGAATGTGGAAAGGAATTTTCCAATGCTGCTTTGTTGTTTGCGCATAAGTTGGTCCACAGGGATAAAGGATCTACAAAGATGTACAAATGTAAATTCTGTGATTATGAAACTGCAGAGCAAGGTTTGTTGAATCGCCATCTTCTTGCAGTACACAGCAAAAGTTTTCCTCACATTTGTGTAGATTGTGGCAAGGGATTTCGTCATCCTTCAGAGCTCAAAAAACACATGAGAacacacactggagaaaaaccatatCATTGTATGTACTGTGAATACAAATCTGCGGATTCATCAAACCTTAAGACCCATATAAAGACTAAGCATAGTAAAGAAATGCCATACAAGTGTGAGCGTTGCtttcagacattttcagaggCTGAAGAGCTGCTGCAGCACAACTTTActcatgaagaaaataaaactcaCCAGTGTTCTCACTGCGATCACAAAAGCTCCAACTCCAGTGATTTAAAAAGGCACATAATTTCTGTTCACACAAAAGACTATCCTCATAAATGTGATGTGTGTGAAAAAGGCTTTCATCGACCATCTGAACTCAAGAAGCATAAGATGTcccacaaaaccaaaaaaatacatcAGTGCAGGCACTGCGACTTTAAAATATCTGACCCATTCACTCTTAGTCGCCACATACTTTCTGTACACACCAAAGAACAGCCCTTTGCATGTAAACGCTGCAAAAGACATTTTGCCCAGAGAAATGAACTTAAAAAGCATCTGAAGACTCACCGTGGAAGGCGAATGTACCAGTGCCAATACTGTGAATATAGTACTGCAGATGCTTCTGGCTTCAAGCGACATGTTATTTCTATTCACACAAAGGACTATCCACACCGCTGTGAATACTGCAAAAAAGGTTTCCGTAGACCTTCTGAAAAGAACCAGCATATCATGCGACATCATAAGGATGTGTTGTCAGCTGAATGA